The DNA window CATGCGTGAAAAAGCCACCTGTATCGAGGCGGGAACCACGGATGTTCTCGACACCTGCGGAACCGGCGGAGACGGGGCGCACACATTCAACATTTCAACTGTCGCCGCCTTTGTTTCGGCGGGAGCGGGAATAGTGGTGGCAAAGCACGGCAACCGTTCCGTTTCATCGAAGTGCGGAAGCGCCGATGTGCTCACGGAGCTTGGAATAAATCTCGACATTCCGCCCGAAAAGGTATCCGAGTGTCTCAGGCAGGTCGGGATCGCGTTTCTTTTTGCG is part of the bacterium genome and encodes:
- the trpD gene encoding anthranilate phosphoribosyltransferase — its product is MIAKAIQKVVDGVHLTGDEARTVMEIIMNGEASDAQIGGFLIAMRMKGETVEEITSFAGVMREKATCIEAGTTDVLDTCGTGGDGAHTFNISTVAAFVSAGAGIVVAKHGNRSVSSKCGSADVLTELGINLDIPPEKVSECLRQVGIAFLFA